TTTCCTGATTGTTTGGGACTTCATCCATTTCGCGAAGCAGCATGGTATTCCCGTGGGTCCGGGCCGTGGTTCGGCGGCTGGTTCGCTGGCCGCTTATGTCCTGGGGATCACCGATATCGATCCGCTGCAATTCGGACTCATCTTCGAGCGTTTCCTGAACCCCGAGCGAGTGTCGCCGCCCGACATCGACGTCGATTTTTGCAAGGACCGCCGGAGCGAGGTGCTCGAATACGTTCGACAAAAATACGGCGAGCGCCGCGTTTCGCAGATCGTCACCTTCAACAAGATGAACGCGAAAAGCGCGGTGCGAGATGTGGGCCGCGTGATCGGGCTTTCCTACGGTGAAGCGGACCGGCTGGCCCGGATGATTCCGAGCGGGCCGGGGCAGCAAAATATCACCCTGGCAGATTCAGCCCTGGCCAATCCGGAGCTGCGGCGGGCCATCGAGGTGGAGCCGGCGACCCGGCAATTGTGGCAGCACGCGACTCTGCTCGAAGGCCGTTCACGCAACTTCGGAGTCCATGCGGCCGGCGTCGTCATCGGCGATCGCGATCTTTCGGAGTATGTGCCGCTCCGCCGCGATCCAAAGGAAAAGGAAGTTATCACCCAATATCCGATGGGGCCGCTCAACGATCTGGGCCTGCTCAAGATGGATTTCCTCGGGTTGCGGACCCTGACGGTCCTGCACGATGCCGTGGAACTCATCCGGGAACGGGTCCCGGATTTTTCGCTCGAGAAAGTGCCTCTGGATGATGCGGCGACCTTCGCTTTGCTCAACCGCGCGGAAACCATCGGCATTTTCCAGTTGGAAGGAGGCATGACCGGTTTCTGCAAACAATTCGATTTCAAATCGATCGACGACATCATCGCTTTGAGCGCGCTTTATCGACCGGGGCCGATGGACCTGATTCCGGATTACATCAAGCGCAAGAAGGGGCTCGCCAAGATTCGTTACGAGCATCCGCTCCTGGAAGAAGTCTGCGCGGACACTTACGGCGTCATGATTTACCAGGAACAGGTCATGGCGGCGGCCAACCGGCTGGCCGGTTATACGCTTGGCCAGGCGGATTTGCTTCGGCGCGCGATGGGGAAGAAGGACCGCGAGAAGATGGCGAAAGAGCGCGCCAATTTCATCGAAGGCTGCGCCCGGCTGAACAAGATCCCAGAGAAAAAGGCGAACGCGATTTTCGATTTGCTCGAAAAATTCGCCGGCTACGGATTCAACAAGAGCCACAGCGCGGCTTACGGGTTGATCAGCTACCAGACCGCTTACCTGAAGGCGAATTACCCGGTCGAATTCATGGCCGGATTGCTGAGCAACGAGATCAATAACACGGATAAGATTTCGACCTTCGTCGGCGAGTGCAAGCGAATGGGAATTCCGATTCTGCCTCCGGACGTGAACCGGAGCGGACTGAAGTTTACGCCGGAAAAAACGGTAGCGGCGGTCTCAGCTGTAGCGACGGTCTCGGACGATCGTACTCTTGTAGCGGCGGTCTCAGACCGCCGGGGGGAGAGGGAAGGCGAAGACGACGGCGGTCAGAGACCGCCGCTACAGGGGGACAAGGAAGACGGCGGCCCGAGACCGCCGCTACAGGTGGAAGTGAATGCGATTCGCTACGGGCTCGCGGCGATTAAGAATGTGGGTCAGGGCGCAATGGAATTTGCCATTCAGGAGCGCGAGGCGGGTGGAGATTTTGGCTCCCTCGAAGATTTCTGCCGCCGGCTCGATTCGCGGATCGCAAATCGCAAGATCCTCGAGACCCTCGTGAAATGCGGGGCGTTCGATTTCCTGGGCCGCGAACGCGCCGAATTGTTTGCCTGCATCGACGAATCGCTCGCCGCGGCCGCAGCCTCGCAGAAAGACAGGGCGAGCGGCCAGGTTTCGCTCTTTGACGAACTGCCGCCGGCTGCGCCGAAATCCGCCAATCGCCGGGTCACGCCCTGGACGGAGCACGAGAAAATGTCCTACGAAAAGGAACTACTCGGGTTTTATGTTACGGGGCATCCCCTCGACGCCTACGCCGGCCTGCTGGCCGAAGGGAAATATCAGACGATCGCTTCCCTGAACGAACTGCCGGATCGCGCGTCGTTTCGGATCGGCGGCGCGATTGTGCAGGTGGACAAAAAGTTCACCAAGAAAGAGGGCAAACCGTTTGCGGTCGTCTGGCTGGAAGATCTGACCTCCACTCTCGAGGTTGTCCTTTGGAATGAAGTTTACGTGAAGGTCGCCGAGTCTCTCGTCCTCGGACGCGTGATTGCCGTCCAAGGGACGCTCGATCGCCGGGACGATGCGCTCCGGGCGGTCGCGCAAAAGGCGAAGGTCCTTTCCGCGGCTGACGCACAGGCGCGGCTGCCTAACGAATCAAGCGGCAATGGCAATGGGAATGGGAACGGTCATGCGGAGAACGAACCGCCGCTGGTTTTGTCCTTCTCGCCAGCGACGACCGGAGAAGAATTGCGTCAGGTGCAGACGATCCTGGCGGGATCGCCCGGGACGCGTTCCGTCCGTCTGATGCTGTGCCGGGCCGATGGCGGCTTTGTCCAAATGGATGCGAATCTTCGGATCAACCTGACGCCGGAGTTGCGCGAGAAGCTGGGGCCGTGGTTGGAGGGTCAAACCACCGCGATCTAAAACTACGGGAAGAGCGACGGCACCAGGCCGAGCGACAAAGTTTTGCCATCGC
Above is a genomic segment from Chthoniobacterales bacterium containing:
- the dnaE gene encoding DNA polymerase III subunit alpha; its protein translation is MPSDSFVHLHLHTEYSFLDGAIRMKELMKRATEFEMPAVAITDHGNLHGAIEFYQAATQAGIKPIIGCEAYLAPGAIKDRPNNQRDAAYHFTLLARDETGYRNLVKLISTAHLDGFHYKPRIDKELLAAHAKGLIGLSGCLKGEINMAIQSDNLEKARQSIAEFRDIFGAEDFFLEMHDHGIEAQQKCNQIMPRLAQEFGLGLVAANDVHFLDRSHHETHDVMVCIGTGKMVHDERRMRYTPELYFKSAAEMRALFADHPTAITNTLEIADRINLKLEFGVSKYPDYPAPAGKTREAYLQELCYQGLHERYGERAGTDSELIKRLDYEIDVLTNAGFVSYFLIVWDFIHFAKQHGIPVGPGRGSAAGSLAAYVLGITDIDPLQFGLIFERFLNPERVSPPDIDVDFCKDRRSEVLEYVRQKYGERRVSQIVTFNKMNAKSAVRDVGRVIGLSYGEADRLARMIPSGPGQQNITLADSALANPELRRAIEVEPATRQLWQHATLLEGRSRNFGVHAAGVVIGDRDLSEYVPLRRDPKEKEVITQYPMGPLNDLGLLKMDFLGLRTLTVLHDAVELIRERVPDFSLEKVPLDDAATFALLNRAETIGIFQLEGGMTGFCKQFDFKSIDDIIALSALYRPGPMDLIPDYIKRKKGLAKIRYEHPLLEEVCADTYGVMIYQEQVMAAANRLAGYTLGQADLLRRAMGKKDREKMAKERANFIEGCARLNKIPEKKANAIFDLLEKFAGYGFNKSHSAAYGLISYQTAYLKANYPVEFMAGLLSNEINNTDKISTFVGECKRMGIPILPPDVNRSGLKFTPEKTVAAVSAVATVSDDRTLVAAVSDRRGEREGEDDGGQRPPLQGDKEDGGPRPPLQVEVNAIRYGLAAIKNVGQGAMEFAIQEREAGGDFGSLEDFCRRLDSRIANRKILETLVKCGAFDFLGRERAELFACIDESLAAAAASQKDRASGQVSLFDELPPAAPKSANRRVTPWTEHEKMSYEKELLGFYVTGHPLDAYAGLLAEGKYQTIASLNELPDRASFRIGGAIVQVDKKFTKKEGKPFAVVWLEDLTSTLEVVLWNEVYVKVAESLVLGRVIAVQGTLDRRDDALRAVAQKAKVLSAADAQARLPNESSGNGNGNGNGHAENEPPLVLSFSPATTGEELRQVQTILAGSPGTRSVRLMLCRADGGFVQMDANLRINLTPELREKLGPWLEGQTTAI